Proteins co-encoded in one Garra rufa chromosome 21, GarRuf1.0, whole genome shotgun sequence genomic window:
- the kbtbd11 gene encoding kelch repeat and BTB domain-containing protein 11, whose translation MMNNTIQDRNMFTVQADVIFHAANPDSPESPIPGEGNNNNVPAMGKTGIPSMEILQGLPGTWDTSESGGLTDNRSLGNYGAVTGAEYAHDAVSSDSGFQEHIQPLDSSRAQNLDLSLRNTSEASSQGNIREETNGTKVASSFRPDNEEIDKFSNVLRDGEVVRNQFDIKNVSSTSKDRHNSYSSCQETRSLEKTLGCFISSSEGADQTRYRTSFGQTGLESSPGLKQTGSAVREALSAKEEPNLVIEVGGQKIQAHKSVLAEKSDYFKARLSRDILKVKGMSYKTLSVLVDYVYSSQMSVSKDNIVDVITGAKILQMPCAVQAAIDTISTQITPENCYEILTIAKKQRLNELKETAYRFMSDNFLQVLRDPAVYGRLTGSERDLILRKRMESRQCLMVAEINDVFERVGSRPPSRNSSRPQSPLSITSFEDNHMIYYYNKSTKDWHTLTVMPEDINTRGCGICTMYNYLFVAGGIRGTGEKSKVSDKVFCYNPITDRWSEVRPMNQARAQLKLVSMDGNLYAIGGECLFTVEKYDPRMDRWTAVAPLPKGAFAVAHEATTCNGELYISGGSLFYRLLKYDPKRDEWQECPYNNSRKKSTDMVALKSFIYRFDVNREQGISVFKYNTIVKMWHDCASQQKGCTLPFRCAVIDNCIYCVNKSQTLQFSVEEDGGRFKDESLKAPVEAKGILFPFVLSLPERGGRIA comes from the coding sequence ATGATGAACAACACTATACAAGACAGAAACATGTTCACAGTACAAGCAGATGTCATATTTCATGCTGCAAACCCTGACTCTCCAGAATCGCCTATCCCAGGTGAAGGGAACAACAACAATGTACCAGCCATGGGGAAAACAGGCATCCCAAGCATGGAAATACTTCAGGGTCTCCCGGGTACATGGGATACGTCAGAATCAGGAGGTTTAACTGACAATAGGAGTTTGGGAAACTACGGCGCTGTAACAGGTGCAGAATATGCACACGATGCAGTCTCTAGTGACAGTGGATTTCAAGAGCACATACAGCCTCTGGACTCATCTAGAGCACAAAATCTGGACCTCAGTTTGAGAAATACGAGTGAAGCTTCAAGTCAAGGAAACATTAGAGAAGAAACAAATGGAACAAAGGTAGCTTCCAGTTTCAGACCAGATAACGAGGAAATTGACAAATTCTCCAATGTCCTAAGAGACGGTGAGGTGGTTCGGAATCAGTTTGACATTAAAAATGTCTCCTCCACATCAAAGGACAGACATAATTCCTATTCAAGCTGTCAAGAAACGAGGTCACTTGAAAAAACTCTAGGATGCTTTATAAGTTCCTCTGAAGGAGCAGATCAGACTCGCTACAGAACATCGTTTGGACAGACTGGGCTGGAATCGAGCCCAGGGCTAAAGCAAACTGGATCTGCAGTGAGAGAAGCTCTATCTGCAAAAGAAGAGCCGAATTTAGTCATAGAGGTGGGCGGACAGAAAATACAAGCACACAAATCAGTATTAGCtgagaaaagtgattattttaAGGCTAGGCTTTCTCGAGACATCCTGAAGGTGAAAGGAATGAGCTACAAGACCTTATCAGTGCTTGTAGATTACGTTTACTCCTCCCAGATGAGCGTAAGCAAAGACAACATTGTGGATGTCATCACAGGAGCTAAGATACTGCAGATGCCCTGTGCGGTACAAGCTGCTATCGACACCATATCCACACAGATCACACCTGAGAACTGCTATGAAATTCTAACGATTGCCAAAAAGCAGCGGTTGAATGAACTAAAAGAAACAGCCTATCGTTTCATGAGTGACAACTTTCTCCAGGTTCTAAGAGATCCGGCAGTCTACGGACGCCTCACAGGCTCGGAGAGAGATCTTATACTGCGCAAACGGATGGAGAGCCGCCAATGTCTGATGGTGGCGGAAATCAATGACGTGTTTGAGCGCGTAGGAAGTAGACCGCCCAGCAGAAACAGCAGCCGTCCCCAGAGTCCTCTCTCCATCACGTCTTTTGAGGACAATCACATGATCTACTACTACAATAAAAGCACTAAGGACTGGCACACCCTGACCGTCATGCCCGAAGACATCAACACCAGAGGCTGCGGTATATGTACCATGTACAACTACTTGTTTGTGGCCGGGGGGATCAGGGGAACTGGGGAGAAAAGCAAAGTCTCGGACAAAGTGTTCTGCTACAATCCTATTACGGACCGCTGGAGCGAAGTCCGACCCATGAACCAAGCACGAGCGCAACTCAAACTTGTGTCTATGGATGGGAATTTGTACGCCATTGGCGGGGAATGTCTTTTCACGGTGGAGAAGTATGACCCTCGAATGGACCGTTGGACAGCGGTGGCTCCTCTACCTAAAGGAGCATTTGCGGTGGCTCACGAAGCCACTACGTGTAACGGCGAGCTCTACATTTCGGGAGGGTCTCTGTTCTATCGGTTGCTGAAATATGACCCCAAAAGAGACGAATGGCAGGAGTGTCCATACAACAACAGCAGGAAAAAATCCACAGACATGGTGGCTCTCAAGAGCTTCATCTACCGGTTTGATGTAAACCGTGAACAAGGCATCAGCGTCTTTAAATACAACACCATCGTGAAGATGTGGCACGACTGCGCCTCACAGCAGAAGGGCTGCACGCTGCCATTTCGATGTGCCGTTATTGATAATTGCATCTACTGTGTGAATAAATCTCAGACTCTTCAGTTCAGCGTAGAAGAGGATGGAGGTCGATTCAAAGACGAGTCTCTAAAAGCACCTGTGGAGGCCAAAGGGATCTTATTCCCCTTCGTTCTCAGCTTGCCTGAGAGAGGTGGAAGAATTGCATGA